Proteins co-encoded in one Salarias fasciatus chromosome 4, fSalaFa1.1, whole genome shotgun sequence genomic window:
- the csf2rb gene encoding cytokine receptor common subunit beta — MLPFWVVFWALLPDVASLSAPEKCDFYESSSSQSASPLLESLKCYNDYESNVVCKWMKQGNQTLQLWSVTKDGRKLCLPFDAADAAEERTDNCIFEVYALGHNIKYTVTFSMEPQSLCSPVLKTPLNLQQHLKALPPVNLSTHDAGEGARRLCWSSPYPSSSSLNRNLSYQLSYRTQGQDGWTMKHVKTSSTTLERSSLLPGHRYEARVRVRASVGQWSDWSPVVTWQTEQDVLQPPALHCVLRGEREVMCSWEVRAELADFITYQLECQDKQTAPCCENLTVSSESGGTMRRYSCLLMDPERQLLSLRPMQNAKTFKAQEHIRPKPPGDVKIEEKGNNWNVHWVKPSTPYVSLAYEVCYYRTEDPESPVLENTSEEATSWTIPGNSLTPSQKYKVKVRSVLGSRSYRGIPSEWTEPLDWTSNEESWSYTTFISILITVIITTVFLTLYCTIPACQRHLLLWVDSVPSPRKSKIICEIKSATCKAVLLSEKTSISKVQHLDGMSAGSCDVLPWPIKDTEKKGQDEGCRDCNNQPPSSAEVNGSDVSSISFSGPYIVFESLEELAKSVELQSKDTDPPCSPPMNFTLYGDGYVWLPRHIVSMSAQDLTSHSGGSTNHSSVQSVEDARPRPGAELHSGSRSDLRESISEDRLPEYTPGPPMAWPQAGTIQPSGYCHLPAAFMTAPQ; from the exons ATGCTTCCTTTCTGGGTGGTGTTTTGGGCGTTGCTCCCCGACGTGGCTTCGCTCTCAGCTCCAGAAAAGTGTGACTTCTATGAAAGCAGCAGCTCACAGAGCG CGTCTCCATTGCTGGAATCCTTAAAATGCTACAATGACTATGAGTCCAATGTTGTTTGCAAATGGATGAAACAGGGAAACCAGACGTTGCAGCTCTGGTCTGTAACCAAGGACGGCAG gAAGTTGTGTTTGCCGTTCGATGCTGCGGATGCAGCTGAGGAAAGAACTGACAACTGTATTTTTGAAGTTTATGCTTTAGGACACAACATTAAGTACACAGTCACCTTCAGCATGGAGCCACAAAGCCTCTGCTCCCCTGTTCTGAAAACTCCTCTGAATCTTCAGCAGCACT TGAAAGCGCTTCCACCTGTGAATCTGTCCACGCATGATGCCGGAGAAGGAGCCAGACGGCTGTGCTGGAGCAGTCCCTacccgtcctcgtcctcgctgAACAGAAACCTCAGTTACCAGCTGAGCTACAGGACACAGGGACAGGACGGCTGGACT ATGAAGCACGTCAAAACCAGCAGCACGACGCTGGAGAGGAGCTCGTTGCTTCCAGGCCACCGGTATGAAGCCCGGGTGAGGGTGAGGGCCAGCGTGGGCCAGTGGAGCGACTGGAGCCCTGTGGTCACCTGGCAGACTGAACAAG ACGTTCTGCAGCCTCCCGCTTTGCATTGTGTGCTGCGCGGAGAGAGGGAGGTGATGTGTAGCTGGGAGGTGAGAGCAGAGCTGGCCGATTTTATTACCTACCAGCTGGAGTGTCAAGACAAACAGACTGCGCC ATGCTGTGAGAACTTGACGGTCAGTTCTGAGTCTGGCGGGACGATGCGGAGGTACAGCTGCCTGCTGATGGACCCTGAACGCCAGCTGCTGAGCCTCAGACCCATGCAAAACGCCAAGACCTTCAAGGCCCAGGAACACA TCCGTCCCAAACCTCCAGGGGACGTAAAGATTGAGGAGAAAGGCAACAACTGGAACGTGCATTGGGTGAAACCGAGTACGCCATACGTTAGCCTGGCCTACGAGGTGTGTTACTACAGAACAGAGGACCCG GAATCTCCTGTACTGGAGAACACTTCAGAGGAGGCCACATCATGGACCATCCCTGGAAACTCTCTCACCCCGTCCCAGAAATACAAGGTCAAGGTCAGATCAGTGCTCGGTTCTCGATCCTACAGAGGAATCCCCTCCGAGTGGACTGAGCCCCTGGACTGGACCTCAAATGAAG AGAGCTGGTCCTACACCaccttcatctccatcctcatcaCTGTGATTATCACTACGGTCTTCCTCACTTTGTACTGCACTATTCCAGCTTGCCAACG GCATTTACTCCTGTGGGTGGATTCTGTTCCGTCTCCAAGAAAAAGCAAAATCATCTGTGAGATAAAG TCTGCCACCTGTAAGGCCGTGTTGCTGAGCGAGAAAACATCCATAAGCAAGGTGCAACACCTGGACGGCATGTCTGCAGG ctcctgtgatGTTTTACCGTGGCCAATCAAGGACACCGAAAAGAAGGGTCAGGACGAGGGCTGCCGGGACTGCAATAACCAGCCCCCCTCATCTGCGGAGGTTAACGGCTCCGACGTGTCTTCTATAAGCTTCAGCGGGCCGTACATCGTCTTTGAG TCATTAGAGGAACTTGCGAAGTCGGTGGAGCTCCAGAGTAAAGACACAGACCCGCCATGTTCTCCGCCAATGAACTTCACCCTGTATGGAGACGGCTACGTGTGGCTGCCGCGGCACATCGTCTCCATGTCAGCACAGGATCTCACGTCGCACAGTGGTGGCAGCACGAACCACAGCTCAGTCCAGAGTGTTGAGGACGCCCGGCCCCGGCCTGGTGCCGAGCTTCACTCAGGCAGTCGGTCCGACCTCCGTGAGTCCATCAGCGAGGACCGACTCCCAGAATACACCCCGGGACCTCCCATGGCTTGGCCTCAAGCTGGCACCATTCAGCCCTCTGGATACTGCCATCTCCCCGCAGCCTTTATGACAGCGCCACAGTAA
- the pdgfbb gene encoding uncharacterized protein pdgfbb, which produces MSSWVQLLLALLAAFLRFGVAEGDALPAALVELVRNSPISSIEDLQLLLLSDSVDEEDGTSAANGGHRLPRSLDAQPAQQALCKVRTEVVEVTRAMLDRSNANFLLWPPCVEVQRCSGCCNTKSLQCVPVVTHTRYLQVMKIEYINKRPTYAKAVVSVVDHVECRCQPAPRPPAPKKKSSRRQHNHLHRNQTHSQGHSQGQVKVHSKDELHQWDELKHNQRIHLEDLLEQHWNPRGDTFTQLEEGYSLTEEGAARSEDAVLFAPHWFHNSTSSPGTTERQDNVERKDDNVGTGMKVEDGAGSLLTGMGGEGNERNEDTQTHTPLWHEDKSRISQSHTGGVSQHVTTNPPVGFRPTEQTVTERVGTRFRPTKEPNPDPPGQARRRENETPEERILKIQEAKLEEEKRELLLLHKRLDQEKETLRQEQMKREEEKEAESQHHQHNKHHHHLQTTTQRPETTTSTKSTPRQETAPAGPKLVARPKQQRRRLRKNRKRISKAAMRAMLM; this is translated from the exons ATGAGCTCGTGGGTACAGCTGCTGCTCGCGTTGCTGGCGGCGTTTCTGCGGTTTGGCGTGGCCGAG ggggACGCGCTGCCTGCAgccctggtggagctggttaGAAACAGCCCCATCTCCTCCATAGaggacctccagctgctgctgctctctgactcCGTAG ATGAGGAAGACGGGACTTCTGCAGCCAATGGAGGTCACAGACTCCCGAGGAGCCTTG ATGCTCAGCCGGCCCAGCAGGCTCTGTGTAAAGTTCGCACAGAGGTGGTTGAGGTCACCAGGGCCATGCTGGACCGCAGTAACGCGAACTTCTTACTGTGGCCGCCGTGCGTCGAGGTGCAGCGCTGCTCCGGGTGCTGCAACACCAAAAGCCTGCAGTGCGTCCCGGTGGTCACGCACACCAGATACTTGCAG GTCATGAAGATCGAGTACATCAACAAAAGGCCCACTTACGCCAAAGCGGTGGTGTCGGTGGTGGATCATGTGGAGTGCAGATGTCAGCCTGCTCCTCGTCCGCCGGCGCCCAAGAAAAAATCCTCTCGCAGACAACACAACCACCTGCACCGGAACCAGACACACAGCCAAGGACATTCACAGGGACAG GTCAAAGTGCACTCCAAAGACGAGCTCCATCAGTGGGATGAGCTGAAGCACAACCAGAGGATCCACCTGGAAGACCTCCTGGAGCAGCACTGGAACCCCAGAGGAGACACCTTcacccagctggaggagggctACAGTCTCACCGAGGAGGGCGCGGCTCGGTCCGAAGACGCCGTTCTCTTCGCTCCGCACTGGTTTCACAACTCCACCAGTTCTCCTGGGACAACTGAGAGACAGGACAATGTGGAGAGGAAAGACGATAATGTGGGAACTGGGATGAAGGTGGAGGAtggtgctggatcactgctCACCGGTATGGGAGGCGAAGGGAACGAGAGAaatgaagacacacaaacacacactcccttaTGGCATGAGGACAAATCCAGAATATCACAGAGTCATACGGGCGGCGTCTCTCAGCACGTTACGACAAATCCTCCAGTCGGGTTCAGGCCGACTGAGCAGACCGTCACTGAGAGGGTCGGGACCAGGTTCAGACCCACCAAGGAGCCGAATCCAGACCCTCCGGGGCAGGCGAGGCGGCGAGAGAACGAGACGCCGGAGGAGAGGATATTAAAGATCCAGGAGGCgaaactggaggaggagaaaagagagcTTCTACTCCTGCACAAGAGGCTGGACCAAGAGAAGGAGACACTGAGGCAGGAGCAAATGAAGcgagaagaggagaaggaggcggagAGCCAGCATCACCAGCATAATAAACATcaccatcatctgcaaacaaccACACAAAGACCAG AAACAACAACGTCAACAAAAAGCACGCCACGTCAGGAAACAGCTCCAGCAGGCCCCAAACTTGTCGCTCGTCCAAAGCAGCAGCGGAGAAGGTTGAGGAAGAACCGCAAACGGATCAGCAAGGCAGCTATGAGGGCGATGCTAATGTAG